In the genome of Thiomicrospira aerophila AL3, one region contains:
- the glgC gene encoding glucose-1-phosphate adenylyltransferase, giving the protein MKNYTETKSSNDLTRKTLALVLAGGEGSRLKNLTEWRAKPAVPFGGKYRIIDFVLSNCVNSGIRKIGVLTQYKSHSLIRHVQRAWSFMRYEVGEFVELLPAQQRIDKEWYKGTADALYQNLDIVRRHTPEYVMVLGGDHIYSMDYSKMLYTHAQSGADVTIGCIEVPRMEATGFGVMSVNDEFKITKFTEKPADPEAMPGKPDKALASMGIYIFSTEFLFQKLIEDHDNPNSSNDFGKDIIPSIISEYNVQAYPFVDEKGEPAYWRDVGTLESYWQASLDLCSITPELNLYNRDWPIWTYQAQMPPAKFAFDDEGRRGQAIDSMISAGCILSGAKVKRSIISSGCFLHSFTMIKDSVLLPRVEVGRNCRIQNAIIDKGCHIPEGTVIGEDPIEDAKRFYVDEKGLVLVTPKMLGQTLHFTR; this is encoded by the coding sequence ATGAAAAACTATACAGAAACAAAAAGCAGTAACGATCTAACCCGAAAAACACTTGCATTGGTTTTAGCTGGTGGCGAGGGTAGCCGCTTAAAAAATTTGACTGAATGGCGTGCCAAACCGGCGGTGCCATTTGGTGGTAAGTATCGAATTATTGATTTTGTGTTGTCAAATTGTGTTAACTCGGGTATCCGAAAAATTGGCGTGCTGACGCAATATAAGTCGCATTCTTTGATACGTCATGTGCAACGAGCTTGGAGCTTCATGCGCTATGAAGTCGGTGAGTTTGTTGAATTGTTGCCGGCTCAGCAGCGTATTGATAAAGAGTGGTATAAGGGCACGGCGGATGCCTTATATCAAAACTTGGATATTGTGCGCCGTCATACCCCAGAATACGTCATGGTGTTAGGGGGTGATCACATTTACTCAATGGACTACTCCAAGATGCTCTACACCCATGCCCAGTCTGGCGCGGATGTGACGATTGGTTGTATTGAAGTGCCGCGCATGGAAGCCACTGGCTTTGGGGTGATGTCGGTCAACGATGAATTTAAGATTACCAAATTTACAGAAAAACCAGCGGATCCTGAAGCTATGCCCGGTAAGCCAGATAAAGCACTGGCTTCCATGGGTATTTACATTTTTTCAACTGAGTTTTTATTTCAGAAACTGATTGAGGATCACGATAATCCTAACTCGTCTAATGATTTTGGTAAAGATATTATTCCTTCAATTATTAGTGAGTATAACGTGCAGGCGTATCCCTTTGTTGATGAAAAGGGTGAGCCAGCTTATTGGCGCGATGTGGGTACTTTGGAGTCGTATTGGCAAGCGAGTTTAGACTTATGTTCGATTACGCCGGAATTAAACCTGTACAATCGTGATTGGCCAATTTGGACCTATCAAGCGCAAATGCCGCCGGCTAAGTTTGCGTTCGATGATGAAGGTCGTAGGGGACAAGCGATTGATTCGATGATTTCGGCGGGCTGTATTTTATCCGGTGCCAAGGTAAAGCGTTCTATCATTTCAAGTGGTTGTTTTTTGCATAGTTTTACGATGATCAAAGATTCGGTGTTATTGCCACGCGTTGAAGTAGGTCGTAATTGTCGCATTCAAAATGCCATTATCGATAAGGGTTGTCATATACCTGAAGGTACGGTAATCGGTGAAGATCCAATTGAAGATGCAAAACGCTTTTATGTAGATGAAAAAGGTTTGGTGTTGGTGACACCAAAAATGTTAGGACAAACCCTGCATTTCACCCGTTAG
- a CDS encoding glycoside hydrolase family 57 protein: protein MSALPKVKVVLCWHMHQPHYRDGLNGQYRLPWVYLHAIKDYTDMAALLEQNPAARVVVNFAPVLLEQLDDYSQQLKLWREEKHLMQDNLLNLLAGAKSIPSSVQGRMELVRACRRAYAPTMIKPFPAFSRLLDLLDGFNEHSPIYREKMAYLNDGYFRDLLVWYHLAWMGASLRDNDSRVKALLAKERGYDHADQDCLVDIIYDAIADIIPRYKALWQRGQIELSMTPYGHPIVPLLIDFKSLEEAMPDAPKPQASHYPDGYARAQWHLEYGLKVFESHFGHQPKGVWLSEGAVSEAAVGLLDEMDFAWTASGEGVWRHSCERSQINPHDLACKKALYQPMQQGSKNCKVFFRDDGLSDFIGFQYKDWQADHAAKDFAQHMGNIANFLGERAEESVVSIILDGENAWEYYPNNAQAFLTALYKELAEHPQVEMTTFGDAIENGAKARHLTRLKAGSWVYGSFSTWMGDPDKNRGWDLLVAAKRAYDQQIANNVLTTEQVYLATQQLAVCEGSDWFWWFGDYNPADSVSDFDQLYRRHLTRLYQLLHLVPPEELEIPLSKGGGNAENSGTMRRNI, encoded by the coding sequence GTGAGTGCACTGCCAAAAGTAAAGGTTGTGTTGTGTTGGCACATGCATCAACCACATTATCGTGATGGTCTTAATGGACAATATCGTTTGCCTTGGGTCTATTTACATGCCATTAAAGACTACACGGATATGGCGGCGTTGTTGGAACAGAATCCAGCGGCGCGCGTGGTCGTTAATTTTGCGCCGGTATTATTAGAGCAACTTGATGATTATTCTCAGCAGCTAAAACTCTGGCGCGAAGAAAAGCATCTGATGCAAGATAATCTCCTTAATTTATTGGCGGGTGCAAAATCCATCCCATCAAGTGTGCAAGGTCGTATGGAGCTGGTTAGAGCCTGTCGCCGTGCCTATGCGCCGACTATGATTAAACCTTTTCCAGCCTTCAGTCGCCTACTTGATCTGCTTGATGGTTTTAATGAACATTCACCGATTTACCGTGAGAAGATGGCGTATCTTAATGATGGTTATTTTCGTGATTTGTTAGTTTGGTATCACTTGGCCTGGATGGGCGCGAGTCTTCGAGACAATGATTCAAGAGTAAAAGCGCTGTTAGCCAAGGAACGGGGCTACGACCACGCTGATCAAGACTGTCTTGTTGATATTATCTATGATGCAATTGCAGATATTATTCCACGTTATAAAGCGCTATGGCAACGTGGTCAAATTGAGTTATCCATGACTCCTTATGGTCATCCTATTGTGCCTTTGTTGATTGATTTTAAAAGTCTTGAGGAAGCGATGCCTGATGCGCCTAAACCACAAGCTAGTCATTATCCAGACGGATATGCACGGGCTCAATGGCATCTTGAATATGGTTTAAAAGTGTTTGAATCGCATTTTGGTCATCAACCTAAAGGTGTTTGGTTGTCGGAAGGGGCTGTCAGTGAGGCCGCGGTCGGTTTGTTAGATGAAATGGACTTTGCTTGGACGGCTTCCGGTGAAGGGGTTTGGCGACATTCTTGTGAGCGCTCACAGATTAATCCGCATGACTTGGCTTGTAAAAAAGCGCTCTATCAGCCGATGCAACAGGGTTCAAAAAACTGCAAAGTCTTTTTTCGCGATGATGGCTTATCTGACTTTATCGGCTTTCAGTATAAGGATTGGCAGGCTGATCATGCTGCGAAAGATTTTGCACAGCATATGGGTAATATCGCCAATTTTCTCGGTGAGCGCGCCGAAGAAAGTGTGGTGAGTATTATTTTAGATGGTGAAAATGCCTGGGAATACTATCCAAATAATGCACAGGCGTTTTTAACAGCGCTTTACAAGGAATTGGCCGAGCATCCTCAAGTTGAAATGACTACCTTTGGTGATGCCATTGAAAATGGCGCTAAAGCCAGACATCTAACAAGATTAAAAGCGGGCAGTTGGGTATATGGTTCGTTTTCTACCTGGATGGGCGACCCTGATAAAAACCGGGGTTGGGATTTATTGGTAGCCGCTAAGCGAGCCTACGACCAGCAGATTGCGAATAATGTTTTAACCACCGAGCAGGTTTATTTGGCTACTCAGCAATTAGCCGTATGTGAGGGATCGGATTGGTTCTGGTGGTTTGGCGACTATAATCCAGCAGATAGCGTGAGTGATTTTGATCAGCTTTATCGTCGTCATTTGACCCGTTTGTATCAGTTATTGCATCTGGTGCCGCCTGAAGAATTAGAGATTCCTTTATCCAAGGGTGGGGGTAATGCTGAAAATTCTGGAACGATGCGACGCAATATTTAG
- the malQ gene encoding 4-alpha-glucanotransferase, with amino-acid sequence MISTAGLLLHPTSLPSGVLDADVERLLDWMAQAGLKVWQMLPLTPPHGDLSPYQSLSAFALSPALLPCNWAEQVDEQDFTAYLESPPSWLHDFALFCVLKAQHQQACWSDWPDPFKYRDAAALEGFSQRHHQAIISIKRQQFALQQRWQVIKSYAQARHIQLFGDMPIFVAYDSADVWANPQEFLLDEQLQPTYVTGVPPDYFSETGQRWGNPHYNWSAMQQQGFKWWLERMGESFKLFDLVRIDHFRGLEASWYIPATEPTAINGEWRTVPGEALLMQITQAFPEALLVAEDLGIITPEVVALKNAFNLPGMAVLQFGFSGLPDNPHSPSSLIAKSVVYTGTHDNDTSLGWFNNLAPDTQHWVLSQLPADGAMPWPLIAGAMASPAERVMIPMQDFLGLNSDARMNTPGTTEHNWRWRFDWADLPADLASRIRGLVAAQGRI; translated from the coding sequence ATGATATCAACTGCAGGATTATTGTTGCATCCAACATCGCTACCTAGCGGTGTGCTAGATGCAGATGTAGAGCGATTGTTAGATTGGATGGCGCAAGCAGGTTTAAAGGTCTGGCAGATGTTGCCTCTAACCCCGCCACATGGCGATTTATCGCCCTATCAAAGTTTATCTGCTTTTGCATTGAGTCCGGCTTTGCTACCTTGCAACTGGGCAGAGCAAGTCGATGAGCAAGACTTTACGGCTTACCTTGAGTCGCCCCCTAGTTGGCTACATGATTTTGCATTATTTTGCGTGTTAAAAGCTCAGCACCAGCAGGCCTGCTGGTCGGATTGGCCAGATCCTTTTAAGTACCGAGATGCAGCGGCACTTGAAGGCTTTTCGCAGCGACATCATCAAGCAATCATTAGCATTAAACGCCAGCAGTTTGCTTTGCAACAGCGTTGGCAAGTCATTAAGTCTTATGCGCAAGCGCGGCATATTCAATTATTTGGTGACATGCCAATATTTGTAGCCTATGACAGCGCCGATGTATGGGCGAATCCGCAGGAGTTTTTGCTCGATGAGCAGTTGCAGCCTACTTATGTAACTGGGGTGCCACCAGATTACTTTTCAGAAACGGGTCAACGCTGGGGAAATCCGCATTACAACTGGTCCGCTATGCAGCAGCAAGGGTTTAAGTGGTGGTTAGAGCGAATGGGCGAAAGCTTTAAGCTATTTGATCTGGTGCGTATTGATCATTTTCGCGGTTTGGAGGCAAGCTGGTATATTCCGGCCACTGAACCTACAGCTATTAATGGTGAGTGGCGTACCGTTCCAGGTGAGGCACTATTAATGCAAATTACCCAAGCCTTTCCTGAGGCTTTATTGGTGGCGGAGGATTTAGGGATTATCACGCCAGAAGTGGTGGCCCTTAAAAACGCGTTTAATTTGCCCGGTATGGCAGTACTGCAGTTTGGATTTAGTGGTCTGCCGGATAACCCTCATTCACCATCAAGCCTAATCGCCAAATCGGTCGTTTATACTGGCACCCACGATAATGATACCAGTTTGGGGTGGTTTAATAATTTGGCACCTGACACCCAACACTGGGTGTTGAGCCAGTTGCCGGCGGATGGGGCTATGCCCTGGCCATTGATTGCCGGCGCTATGGCATCACCGGCTGAGCGGGTCATGATACCGATGCAGGATTTTTTAGGCCTTAACAGTGATGCCCGCATGAATACACCGGGCACGACCGAACATAATTGGCGATGGCGTTTTGATTGGGCCGATTTGCCTGCTGATTTAGCGAGCCGAATTCGTGGTTTAGTGGCTGCGCAGGGTCGAATTTAG
- the glgB gene encoding 1,4-alpha-glucan branching protein GlgB has product MTELNPAIHAGLVKLHEGRLHDPFELLGWHPLNEMGDSWQLRIWLPTALEVRIGKQLCEPLGGQHSGLFALTYSKQQYQQQLKQAAHPMVEWQEADGRVHQAVLPYTFAPLLGELDLHLFAQGQHWRIYDHLGAHLTEVDGIQGVRFAVWAPAAERVSVVGDFNGWHGLRHPMRCRGSSGLWELFIPGLAAQDCYKYEIRNTQTGAVFTKTDPYARAMELRPATASLVYQSDYQWHDQAWLTERQQDQWASKPISIYEVHLGSWQQDEQGQFLNYRELAHRLVPYLQWLGFSHIELLPITEHPFDGSWGYQTSGYYAPTSRFGSPDDFRYFVDYCHQHNIGVYLDWVPAHFPKDSFALARFDGTALYEHEDPRLGEHRDWGTYIFNYSRNEVRNFLIANALYWLDEFHLDGLRVDAVASMLYLDYSRNEGEWIPNEHGGRENLAAIAFMQQLNAEVHAQHPGTVVMAEESTSWPMVSRPTWMGGLGFSMKWNMGWMNDTLDYFAKDPIYRPYHHNQLTFSQVYAYTENFILPISHDEVVHLKGSLLTKMPGDSWQKFANLRLLLGYQWLQPGKKLLFMGCEFAPWTEWTETTSLPWHLEHQPAHRGVQLLLKSLNELYQQSGALHQRDFEQQGFAWLDCHDYQQSVISFERHSDQGSLVIIFNFTPVVREHYRIGLAHQGVYREILNSDSSLFGGSNQGNLGQVVSDNQPWMGRSASAEILLPPLGFIVLQQE; this is encoded by the coding sequence GTGACAGAGTTGAATCCCGCGATACACGCAGGCCTGGTGAAGCTGCATGAAGGTCGTTTACATGATCCTTTCGAGTTGCTAGGTTGGCATCCTTTGAATGAAATGGGTGATAGTTGGCAGCTGCGGATCTGGCTGCCTACCGCGCTTGAGGTTCGGATAGGTAAGCAGCTATGTGAGCCTTTAGGTGGTCAGCACTCTGGCTTGTTCGCGTTAACCTATTCAAAGCAGCAATACCAGCAGCAACTTAAACAAGCCGCGCATCCGATGGTGGAATGGCAAGAAGCGGATGGGCGAGTGCATCAGGCTGTTTTGCCCTATACCTTTGCCCCACTTCTTGGCGAGCTGGATTTGCATTTATTTGCGCAGGGACAGCATTGGCGAATTTACGATCATCTCGGTGCGCATCTAACAGAGGTCGATGGCATTCAGGGCGTGCGCTTTGCGGTGTGGGCGCCAGCGGCCGAGCGGGTATCGGTGGTCGGCGATTTTAACGGCTGGCATGGTTTGCGTCACCCGATGCGCTGTCGTGGTTCGAGTGGTTTGTGGGAGTTATTTATCCCTGGTCTGGCAGCTCAAGACTGCTACAAGTATGAAATTCGCAATACTCAAACTGGCGCGGTGTTTACCAAAACCGATCCCTATGCACGGGCGATGGAGTTACGTCCGGCTACTGCATCCCTGGTTTATCAGAGTGATTATCAATGGCACGACCAGGCCTGGCTAACTGAACGTCAACAGGATCAATGGGCGTCTAAGCCGATTAGTATTTATGAAGTGCATTTGGGATCCTGGCAGCAGGATGAGCAGGGACAGTTTTTAAATTATCGAGAGCTTGCACACCGCTTAGTGCCCTATTTGCAGTGGTTAGGCTTTAGTCATATCGAACTCTTGCCAATTACCGAACATCCATTTGATGGATCTTGGGGCTATCAAACATCAGGTTATTATGCGCCAACTAGTCGTTTTGGTAGCCCGGACGATTTCCGTTATTTTGTTGATTATTGTCATCAACATAATATTGGTGTGTATTTAGATTGGGTCCCTGCGCATTTTCCAAAAGACAGTTTTGCCTTGGCGCGCTTTGATGGCACGGCACTCTATGAGCATGAAGACCCGCGTTTAGGTGAGCATCGTGATTGGGGCACCTATATTTTTAATTACAGCCGCAACGAAGTGCGTAATTTTTTGATAGCTAACGCTCTCTACTGGTTGGATGAGTTTCATTTAGATGGATTACGGGTCGATGCTGTTGCGTCGATGTTGTATTTGGATTACTCGCGCAATGAAGGCGAGTGGATTCCTAATGAACATGGCGGCCGAGAGAATTTAGCGGCGATTGCCTTTATGCAACAGCTTAATGCTGAAGTTCATGCTCAGCATCCTGGTACCGTGGTGATGGCAGAAGAATCAACGTCTTGGCCGATGGTGTCACGTCCAACTTGGATGGGTGGCTTGGGTTTTTCGATGAAATGGAATATGGGCTGGATGAACGATACCCTCGATTATTTTGCCAAGGATCCTATTTATCGTCCTTATCACCATAATCAACTGACCTTTAGTCAAGTCTATGCCTATACTGAAAATTTTATTTTGCCCATTTCACATGATGAAGTCGTGCATTTAAAAGGCTCCTTGTTAACCAAAATGCCTGGCGACAGCTGGCAAAAGTTCGCGAATTTACGTTTATTATTAGGTTATCAGTGGTTGCAGCCGGGTAAAAAACTATTATTTATGGGGTGTGAGTTCGCGCCATGGACTGAGTGGACCGAAACAACCAGCTTACCCTGGCATTTGGAGCATCAACCCGCACACCGTGGTGTGCAGCTGTTACTTAAGTCCTTGAATGAACTCTACCAACAGAGTGGCGCGTTGCATCAACGCGATTTTGAACAACAGGGCTTTGCCTGGCTTGATTGCCATGATTACCAACAATCGGTGATCAGTTTTGAGCGTCATAGTGACCAGGGGTCGCTGGTGATTATTTTTAATTTTACGCCCGTGGTGCGGGAGCATTATCGTATTGGCTTGGCGCACCAGGGTGTCTATCGAGAAATCCTTAATTCGGATTCAAGCTTATTTGGTGGCAGTAATCAGGGTAATTTGGGTCAAGTGGTCAGTGATAACCAGCCTTGGATGGGGCGTTCAGCCTCTGCAGAAATTTTACTCCCTCCTTTAGGGTTTATTGTCTTACAACAGGAATAG